The sequence below is a genomic window from Thalassomonas haliotis.
TTTCAAATAAATTAGATCAACGATATACCCACAATACCCTGATCAGGAAAAATTCCCCGATAACCGTTAAAACCTTCAACCACTTGCTAAAAAAATTACATAACAATGGCTCATTAAAACGTTTATGGCAGCAATATAACCTGGAGCCCAGGCCACTTTCCCTCAAAAAGAAACAGCAATAACTTTAACCACTTAAGCACATTGGCCGATAAAACTCGCCGCGCCTGATAGCGCAAAAACAAGAGTAAATGCACAACAAGAAAAAATTCGCTAAAATACCCGGCATTTATTCATGACTAAAACGCTGCCCAAGCGCGCTGTTGTTAACCATACTTAGGACACTTATGCCAAAGACAAGTAAACATTTAATTTGGGATCTGCCGGTACGCCTGTTTCACTGGAGTTTTGCCCTGACCATGCTAGGAGCCTGGTATACCTCGGGCCAGGAAGGGCAATACATTGAATATCATATGCAGCTGGGGTATTTAGCCCTGGGTTTACTCGTTTTTCGTATTAGTTGGGGATTTATCGGCCCCAAACATGCCAGGTTTACGCATTTTGTACCCTCGCCGGCAAAACTGGTTCACTACCTTAAAAGCATCAAACAAGGCAATACCCGTCCATCTCCCGGCCATAACCCGCTGGGTAGCTTGATGGTATTAGCCATGATCACCCTGGTATCACTGCAAGCAGTCAGCGGTTTATTTATCAGTGATGATGTGTTTTCTTCCGGCCCCTATTACGGCAGCCTGGATACAGAAACAGAACAGTTAATGAATACCCTGCACCATAACGTTTTTAACTACATCTGGCTGTCCATTGGCCTGCATTTACTGGCCATAGCCTATTACTGGCGGGTAAAAAAACAAAACCTGGTACTGCCTATGATCACCGGAAAAAAATCCACGCCGGAAATATCGCCGGCAGATGGTATCAGCAGCTCACGCCTGGTGCTGGCATGTGTAGTGATAATGGCCACTGCGGCCTTTGTCTACTGGCTGGTGGTGCTTAATGCCCCTGAGATAACAGAATATTATTATTAAAGCTTGCCGGCTTGAGCAGGTGATAACGGATAATAAAATGCCGCAAGCTGACTTAAGCCAGCTTGCGGCATTTTTCTCTAACCAGCCAGCGGTTGGCAAATAACAGCTACAAAATAGGTAGCTTAGCAGCTAAGTCTTATTCCGCTTTAAAATCATCATGGCAACCGCCACAGGTTTTACCGACACCGCCGATAGCGCCTTTGATGGCAGAACTGTCTTTCGCCGCAGCCACTTTTTGCAGTTTGGCCGAAGCCAGAGTTAAGTCGTTAATACGCTTAGTGTAATCCCCGCCATGCTGCCAGATTTTATCCAGAGCTTCGGTTTCCACTTTAAAACCGGAAGTATCTGTTTTACTGTAATCGGCGATCATTAATGATAACTGGTTGATACGCATGGCATGTTTTTCAACGGCCACCGGATCCATCGGCATTTTACCCCGGGCCATGGCCCCTAGAGGTCCCATGTTGCTGCCCAGTAAACTAAAAACCGACTGGCGTAATTCGGTGGCTTTCTTCGCATGCTTTAATGACTTTGCCGGTTCAGCCACTGCGGTAAAGGCGACACATGAAACGAGTGCCGCAACGGCAGCAGATACTTTTATAAACTTCATAAAACCTCAATAATTCTCTTCAACTCTTATGATCAGCTGGTGCTGATTTCATTGTTTTGGGACATGCTTTACACATTGACACTTTCCCCTGATCTTTTCTCAAACAGGTGCGGCCCAGATCATGCCACAATATATTTATCAATGAAAAGTGAATATTAAACTTTATTCTGCAACCCGGATCATTTTCCCCTTGCCCCGGGCCAAAACCGTTATAACCAAGTCCTTATAAACAAGGCGCTATAAACAAAGTTATGCCAGAGCAATTCTTGCCCGCTCACCTGCCAGCTGCTATCAGCACTAACAATAAATAAACCGCAACAAACAGACCATCCGTCTGGCAAAAGGCATTGCATTTAAATCTTTTATGCCCAATTAAAACGCCTAAAAAATGTAAGCGCTTTCATTTGTGTTTTTTTTAGTCTATAGTTTTTCTGCTAATGAGGAGAGCACTTTTTACTGATAACGGAACCCGGACAAAAAACCAACTGCCAGCAGCAAATTTTTTGATAGTTATTTACATAAAAATGTAAGCGCTTACAGCTTGTTCTGTTTCTTTTCAGACATTGGATTTATGCCAATAGGATAACCTGGCACCCATGGTAAGTCTTAGCGATAACACCACTCATAGAACAGCAATACTAAAATAATTACAATAAGGAATAAAACAATGAAAACAACGAGTAATTCCTGGCCATGGCGACGGCCAATGAAGTTAATCTGCCCCGGGTGGTCCGCCACCTTATTGACCCTGACAACCCTGATATCAAACGTTCAAGCCGCTGACTGGCCAACCGAGCAAATCGGCGCAGGTGCTGTCAGCCTCGAAGCCGTCGGCGAGCAAGTCTTTGACTGGCAGGGACCTTTTGCCCGCTCAAGCCGGACAACACCGGCAAATCCCTATTTAACGGCAAACTTCACCGGCCCCATCCCCACCAACG
It includes:
- a CDS encoding cytochrome b/b6 domain-containing protein; this encodes MPKTSKHLIWDLPVRLFHWSFALTMLGAWYTSGQEGQYIEYHMQLGYLALGLLVFRISWGFIGPKHARFTHFVPSPAKLVHYLKSIKQGNTRPSPGHNPLGSLMVLAMITLVSLQAVSGLFISDDVFSSGPYYGSLDTETEQLMNTLHHNVFNYIWLSIGLHLLAIAYYWRVKKQNLVLPMITGKKSTPEISPADGISSSRLVLACVVIMATAAFVYWLVVLNAPEITEYYY
- a CDS encoding c-type cytochrome; the encoded protein is MKFIKVSAAVAALVSCVAFTAVAEPAKSLKHAKKATELRQSVFSLLGSNMGPLGAMARGKMPMDPVAVEKHAMRINQLSLMIADYSKTDTSGFKVETEALDKIWQHGGDYTKRINDLTLASAKLQKVAAAKDSSAIKGAIGGVGKTCGGCHDDFKAE